From a single Lolium rigidum isolate FL_2022 chromosome 7, APGP_CSIRO_Lrig_0.1, whole genome shotgun sequence genomic region:
- the LOC124671649 gene encoding uncharacterized protein LOC124671649 yields MAGVLAPSQAGATPNRLKRKAPESSDAATTSTSAGEDEAAAGLEEEVEDLEREVADLGRRILEHRRDAATRFLDATVSRLAAFRPTACPEVPGEQQSVAGTSHAEAHQDKLEKLKIFKSKTEASIAAMPKVLKKMNKCVAQMEKLEKLNIHPVFQRKR; encoded by the exons ATGGCGGGGGTGCTCGCGCCGAGCCAAGCTGGAGCCACGCCCAACCGCCTAAAGCGCAAGGCCCCCGAATCTTCCGACGCCGCCACAACCTCCACCTCCGCAGGAgaggacgaggcggcggcggggctggaGGAAGAGGTCGAGGACCTGGAGAGGGAGGTGGCCGATCTGGGCCGCCGCATACTCGAGCACCGCCGCGACGCCGCCACCCGCTTCCTCGACGCCACAGTGTCGCGCCTCGCCGCCTTCCGTCCGACCGCCTGCCCGG AAGTTCCAGGTGAACAACAGTCTGTGGCTGGAACCTCGCATGCCGAAGCTCACCAAGATAAGCTTGAAAAGCTAAAGATCTTCAAATCGAAGACTGAGGCTAGCATTGCAGCTATGCCCAAGGtcttgaagaaaatgaacaagtgtGTTGCTCAGATGGAGAAGCTGGAGAAGCTGAATATACATCCTGTTTTCCAAAGAAAACGGTAG
- the LOC124670792 gene encoding acyl-CoA hydrolase 2-like isoform X1 has protein sequence MDREEGKAAQSLPNLMATLANSGDDCAWCAVTEFLGQVPLLQCLPGSSIRRIAEAVQLRHYESGDYIAREGEPVDGLCIILDGQAEVSAPANTEEENRPDYVLNKYDYFGYGTNSSVHQVNVTAVTKLTCFVLPSQYGHLLQTKTIWNAEEAPENHSLLEQILHLEKLEVDIFRGLTLPEAPQFRQVFGGQLIGQALAAASKTVDCLKLVHSLHAIFLIAGDNNMPIIYQVNRERDGTSFATRKVEAKQKGLVIFTLIVSFQKEELGFEHQAAIMPAVPPPEQLLNMEEIRERRLTDPRFPMQYRNLAAKKKFVPWPIEMRFCQDSGSQHKPSLYYWFKARGKLSDDPALHRCVVAYASDLLYSGVSLNPHRERGLKTYSLSLDHSMWFHKPVKADDWLLYVIDSPSAHGGRGFVTGRMFNRQGELVVSLTQEALIRRAKTPGQTPRPKL, from the exons atGGATCGGGAAGAAGGTAAAGCAGCGCAGAGCCTACCGAATTTGATGGCGACCCTGGCTAATTCGGGGGACGATTGCGCTTGGTGTGCAGTGACGGAGTTCCTGGGCCAGGTGCCCCTCCTGCAGTGCCTCCCCGGATCCTCCATCCGCAGGATCGCCGAGGCCGTCCAGCTCAGGCACTACG AATCTGGTGATTACATTGCTCGTGAAGGTGAACCCGTAGATGGCCTTTGCATCATATTGGATGGACAG GCTGAAGTTTCTGCTCCAGCAAACACAGAAGAAGAAAACCGCCCAGACTACGTGTTAAATAAGTATGACTACTTTGGTTATG GGACCAATAGTTCTGTCCATCAAGTAAATGTTACTGCAGTAACAAAG CTGACCTGCTTTGTATTGCCAAGTCAATACGGACACCTGTTGCAAACAAAGACAATTTGGAATGCagaggaggcacctgaaaaccaTTCTTTGCTGGAACAAATTTTGCACTTGGAGAAATTAGAG gTTGATATATTCCGTGGGTTAACTTTGCCTGAAGCTCCACAATTTAGGCAAGTTTTTGGAGGACAATTGATTGGACAG GCACTAGCAGCAGCATCCAAGACTGTCGATTGCCTGAAACTTGTGCATAGTTTGCATGCAATTTTTCTTATTGCAGGGGACAATAATA TGCCAATAATATATCAGGTAAATCGGGAGCGTGATGGAACCAGCTTTGCCACCAGAAAAGTGGAGGCAAAGCAGAAAGGCCTTGTCATATTCACTTTAATTGTTTCTTTCCAG AAGGAAGAACTAGGGTTTGAGCATCAAGCTGCAATCATGCCTGCTGTTCCTCCTCCAGAACAG CTCCTGAATATGGAAGAGATACGAGAAAGAAGACTCACTGATCCACGGTTTCCAAT GCAATATAGGAACTTGGCTGCCAAGAAGAAGTTTGTTCCTTGGCCCATTGAAATGAGGTTCTGCCAAGATTCTGGGTCTCAGCATAAACCAAG TCTGTATTATTGGTTTAAAGCTAGAGGAAAACTTTCGGATGATCCAGCTCTTCATAG ATGTGTTGTAGCATATGCTTCCGATCTACTATATTCAGGGGTCAGCCTAAATCCGCACCGGGAGAGGGGTTTGAAGACATACTCTCTCAGTCTTGATCACTC GATGTGGTTccacaagcccgtgaaagctGATGACTGGTTGTTATATGTG ATTGACAGCCCATCTGCACACGGTGGTAGGGGATTCGTTACTGGAAGAATGTTCAACCGGCAAGGAGAG CTTGTCGTGTCCCTGACCCAAGAGGCATTGATTAGAAGAGCTAAGACACCTGGACAAACCCCAAGGCCAAAGCTTTGA
- the LOC124670792 gene encoding acyl-CoA hydrolase 2-like isoform X2, with the protein MDREEVTEFLGQVPLLQCLPGSSIRRIAEAVQLRHYESGDYIAREGEPVDGLCIILDGQAEVSAPANTEEENRPDYVLNKYDYFGYGTNSSVHQVNVTAVTKLTCFVLPSQYGHLLQTKTIWNAEEAPENHSLLEQILHLEKLEVDIFRGLTLPEAPQFRQVFGGQLIGQALAAASKTVDCLKLVHSLHAIFLIAGDNNMPIIYQVNRERDGTSFATRKVEAKQKGLVIFTLIVSFQKEELGFEHQAAIMPAVPPPEQLLNMEEIRERRLTDPRFPMQYRNLAAKKKFVPWPIEMRFCQDSGSQHKPSLYYWFKARGKLSDDPALHRCVVAYASDLLYSGVSLNPHRERGLKTYSLSLDHSMWFHKPVKADDWLLYVIDSPSAHGGRGFVTGRMFNRQGELVVSLTQEALIRRAKTPGQTPRPKL; encoded by the exons atGGATCGGGAAGAAG TGACGGAGTTCCTGGGCCAGGTGCCCCTCCTGCAGTGCCTCCCCGGATCCTCCATCCGCAGGATCGCCGAGGCCGTCCAGCTCAGGCACTACG AATCTGGTGATTACATTGCTCGTGAAGGTGAACCCGTAGATGGCCTTTGCATCATATTGGATGGACAG GCTGAAGTTTCTGCTCCAGCAAACACAGAAGAAGAAAACCGCCCAGACTACGTGTTAAATAAGTATGACTACTTTGGTTATG GGACCAATAGTTCTGTCCATCAAGTAAATGTTACTGCAGTAACAAAG CTGACCTGCTTTGTATTGCCAAGTCAATACGGACACCTGTTGCAAACAAAGACAATTTGGAATGCagaggaggcacctgaaaaccaTTCTTTGCTGGAACAAATTTTGCACTTGGAGAAATTAGAG gTTGATATATTCCGTGGGTTAACTTTGCCTGAAGCTCCACAATTTAGGCAAGTTTTTGGAGGACAATTGATTGGACAG GCACTAGCAGCAGCATCCAAGACTGTCGATTGCCTGAAACTTGTGCATAGTTTGCATGCAATTTTTCTTATTGCAGGGGACAATAATA TGCCAATAATATATCAGGTAAATCGGGAGCGTGATGGAACCAGCTTTGCCACCAGAAAAGTGGAGGCAAAGCAGAAAGGCCTTGTCATATTCACTTTAATTGTTTCTTTCCAG AAGGAAGAACTAGGGTTTGAGCATCAAGCTGCAATCATGCCTGCTGTTCCTCCTCCAGAACAG CTCCTGAATATGGAAGAGATACGAGAAAGAAGACTCACTGATCCACGGTTTCCAAT GCAATATAGGAACTTGGCTGCCAAGAAGAAGTTTGTTCCTTGGCCCATTGAAATGAGGTTCTGCCAAGATTCTGGGTCTCAGCATAAACCAAG TCTGTATTATTGGTTTAAAGCTAGAGGAAAACTTTCGGATGATCCAGCTCTTCATAG ATGTGTTGTAGCATATGCTTCCGATCTACTATATTCAGGGGTCAGCCTAAATCCGCACCGGGAGAGGGGTTTGAAGACATACTCTCTCAGTCTTGATCACTC GATGTGGTTccacaagcccgtgaaagctGATGACTGGTTGTTATATGTG ATTGACAGCCCATCTGCACACGGTGGTAGGGGATTCGTTACTGGAAGAATGTTCAACCGGCAAGGAGAG CTTGTCGTGTCCCTGACCCAAGAGGCATTGATTAGAAGAGCTAAGACACCTGGACAAACCCCAAGGCCAAAGCTTTGA